One genomic segment of Aliarcobacter cibarius includes these proteins:
- the lpdA gene encoding dihydrolipoyl dehydrogenase: MTEVKTQVLVIGAGPGGYSAAFRCADLGLETVIVERHPTLGGVCLNVGCIPSKALLHVAKVIEEAKHIEKAGIFYESPKIDIKKVAEYKSGVVKKLTGGLDAMAKMRKVQHIQGVAKFLDEHSVEVSLSNSDEKTKVTFDYCIIAAGSQSSKMSFIPHEDPRIWDSTNALEVKEVPKKLLILGGGIIGLEMGTVYSTLGSQVDVAIRGEQLMTGTDADLIKLYTKANANRFNIMYKTQTQSIIPKPDGIYVEFKGENAPKEGILYDAVLVALGRSANGNKLGLENTNVEVNEQGLIKVDSQLRTKVPHIFAIGDIIGQPMLAHKAVHEGHVAAEVIAGHKVYFEPKQIPSIAYTFPEIAWAGMTEIEAKKAGINYEVSTFPWSASGRALASDVSNTGMTKLIFNKDTHQLIGGAIVGENAGELLGEISLALEMDCDAEDIALTIHAHPTLHESIGMAAEIFEGTITDLPNAKAVKRK; the protein is encoded by the coding sequence ATGACTGAAGTTAAAACTCAAGTTTTAGTAATTGGGGCAGGACCTGGTGGTTACTCTGCAGCATTTAGATGTGCTGATTTAGGTCTTGAGACAGTTATAGTTGAACGACACCCTACTTTGGGTGGAGTTTGCTTAAATGTTGGATGTATTCCTTCAAAAGCACTTTTACATGTTGCAAAAGTTATAGAAGAAGCAAAACATATAGAAAAAGCTGGAATATTTTACGAAAGCCCAAAAATAGATATTAAAAAAGTTGCTGAATACAAAAGTGGAGTTGTAAAAAAACTTACTGGTGGATTAGATGCTATGGCAAAGATGAGAAAAGTTCAACATATTCAAGGTGTTGCTAAATTCTTAGATGAACATAGTGTTGAAGTTAGTTTATCAAATAGTGATGAAAAAACAAAAGTAACTTTTGACTACTGCATTATTGCTGCAGGTAGCCAAAGTTCAAAAATGTCATTTATTCCTCATGAAGATCCAAGAATTTGGGATTCAACAAATGCTTTAGAAGTAAAAGAAGTTCCTAAAAAACTTTTAATCCTTGGTGGAGGAATTATTGGTCTTGAGATGGGTACAGTTTACTCAACTTTAGGAAGCCAAGTTGATGTTGCAATTAGAGGTGAACAACTAATGACTGGAACAGATGCTGATTTAATAAAACTTTATACAAAAGCAAATGCAAATAGATTTAATATCATGTATAAAACTCAAACTCAAAGTATCATTCCAAAACCTGATGGTATTTATGTAGAATTCAAAGGTGAAAATGCACCTAAAGAAGGAATTTTATATGATGCTGTTTTAGTTGCTCTTGGAAGAAGTGCAAATGGAAATAAACTTGGTCTTGAAAATACAAATGTTGAAGTAAATGAACAAGGATTAATCAAAGTTGATTCTCAACTAAGAACAAAAGTTCCTCATATTTTTGCTATTGGAGACATTATTGGACAACCAATGCTTGCACATAAAGCTGTTCATGAAGGTCATGTAGCTGCTGAAGTAATTGCTGGTCATAAAGTTTACTTTGAGCCAAAACAAATTCCTTCTATTGCATATACATTCCCTGAAATTGCTTGGGCTGGAATGACTGAAATTGAAGCTAAAAAAGCTGGAATAAACTATGAAGTTTCTACTTTCCCATGGAGCGCAAGTGGAAGAGCACTAGCTAGCGATGTTTCAAATACAGGTATGACAAAATTAATCTTCAACAAAGATACTCATCAATTAATTGGTGGAGCAATTGTTGGAGAAAATGCTGGAGAGCTTTTAGGTGAAATTTCACTAGCTCTTGAAATGGATTGTGATGCTGAAGATATAGCTCTTACAATTCATGCTCACCCAACGCTACACGAATCTATTGGTATGGCTGCTGAGATTTTCGAAGGAACAATCACAGATTTACCAAACGCAAAAGCTGTAAAGAGAAAGTAA
- a CDS encoding DUF2721 domain-containing protein — MININEVNSISSMIQLSVAPVFLLAGVAGLLNVFTSRLVRIIDKVDRLDKFENEKKEQGKMDDELREMIKARRNFLTMRMNNTNRAIFFGTTTGLLVALVIITIFLSSFFHFEHTFLIANLFILAMGSLVASLVLFLKELFYTTKFVNNKESYIP; from the coding sequence GTGATAAATATCAACGAAGTAAATTCAATTTCAAGTATGATTCAACTCTCAGTTGCACCAGTTTTTTTACTAGCTGGTGTGGCTGGACTTTTAAATGTTTTTACAAGTAGACTAGTTCGAATAATTGATAAAGTAGATAGACTAGATAAATTTGAAAATGAAAAAAAAGAGCAAGGTAAAATGGATGATGAATTAAGAGAAATGATAAAAGCTAGAAGAAATTTTTTAACTATGAGAATGAACAATACTAATCGTGCAATATTCTTTGGTACAACAACAGGTCTTTTAGTCGCTCTTGTAATTATTACAATTTTTTTAAGTTCATTTTTTCATTTTGAACACACTTTTTTAATAGCAAATCTATTTATCCTAGCAATGGGTTCTTTGGTAGCTTCATTGGTTTTATTTTTAAAAGAGCTTTTTTATACAACAAAGTTTGTAAACAATAAAGAGAGTTATATTCCTTAA
- a CDS encoding DEAD/DEAH box helicase — protein MSFLNLGLCTEILRAVKEEGYTKATPIQIQSIPVILSKKDVLAAAQTGTGKTAGFTLPLLQLLNKNYSKDKKRVVKALILTPTRELASQVGQSVQTYGKYLSFKSAVIFGGVGINPQKAIIKKGIDIITATPGRLLDLVSQDSLDLSKVEFLVLDEADRMLDMGFIHDIKKILALLPKKRQNLLFSATFSPEIKKLADGLLNSPVLIEASKANSTSHKVEQTIHLVDKNRKKELLVHLLNKNNLKQVLVFTRTKHGANKLSEALIKDKITSAAIHGNKSQGARTKALDDFKSGKVRVLVATDIAARGIDIDQLPHVINFELPNVPEDYVHRIGRTGRAGNKGEAISLVCVDEHEYLFGIEKLIKQKINKIAIDGFKVDPNIKAESISNSKNKNNSQSRATKNKVSTSQDKTSNSKRDQENSSLSSKSRENNNRHFSKKSESSSNGSRNRRVNSTLKTK, from the coding sequence ATGTCATTTTTAAATTTAGGATTATGCACAGAAATTCTTCGTGCAGTTAAAGAAGAGGGTTATACAAAAGCAACTCCTATTCAAATACAGTCTATACCAGTAATATTGTCAAAAAAAGATGTTTTAGCAGCTGCTCAAACAGGAACTGGAAAAACTGCTGGTTTTACACTTCCATTATTGCAGTTATTAAATAAAAACTATTCAAAAGATAAAAAAAGAGTTGTAAAAGCCCTTATTTTAACTCCAACAAGAGAATTAGCATCACAAGTTGGACAAAGTGTTCAAACTTACGGAAAATATCTCTCTTTTAAATCAGCTGTTATATTTGGAGGAGTTGGAATAAACCCACAAAAAGCTATTATAAAAAAAGGTATTGATATTATTACTGCAACTCCTGGAAGATTGCTTGATTTGGTATCTCAAGATAGTTTAGATTTATCAAAAGTTGAATTTTTGGTTTTAGATGAAGCTGATAGAATGCTTGATATGGGATTTATACATGATATTAAAAAAATATTAGCACTTCTTCCAAAAAAAAGACAAAATCTACTTTTTTCAGCTACTTTCTCACCTGAAATTAAAAAATTAGCAGATGGATTACTAAATTCTCCAGTTTTAATAGAGGCTTCAAAAGCAAATAGCACTTCACATAAAGTTGAACAAACTATCCATTTAGTTGATAAAAATAGAAAAAAAGAGCTTTTAGTTCATCTTTTAAATAAAAATAATTTGAAACAAGTTTTAGTTTTTACAAGAACAAAGCATGGTGCTAATAAGCTAAGTGAAGCTTTAATAAAAGATAAAATAACTTCAGCTGCAATTCATGGAAATAAATCTCAAGGTGCAAGAACAAAAGCTTTAGATGATTTTAAATCAGGAAAAGTAAGAGTTTTGGTTGCAACTGATATAGCAGCAAGAGGAATAGATATAGATCAATTACCACATGTAATAAATTTTGAATTACCAAATGTTCCTGAAGATTATGTTCATAGAATTGGACGAACAGGAAGAGCTGGAAATAAAGGTGAAGCTATATCTTTAGTTTGTGTTGATGAACATGAATATTTATTTGGAATAGAAAAATTAATTAAACAAAAAATAAATAAAATTGCAATAGATGGATTTAAAGTAGATCCAAATATAAAAGCGGAATCTATTTCAAACAGTAAAAATAAAAATAATAGTCAAAGTAGAGCAACAAAAAATAAAGTTTCTACATCACAAGATAAAACTTCTAATTCAAAAAGAGATCAAGAAAATTCATCTTTAAGCTCAAAATCTAGAGAAAACAACAATAGACATTTTTCAAAAAAAAGTGAATCTTCATCTAATGGCTCAAGAAATAGAAGAGTGAATTCAACTTTAAAAACTAAATAA
- a CDS encoding DUF302 domain-containing protein, translating to MQYIEISDKSVQEVVEKIKEIAPNYKFGVLHVHNIKETLKSKGKDLSEDCQVLDICNPNVAETFLNEDITLSCIMPCKIAVYTKDGETNIALNSVVQLVDDINPDLIELAQTTQEDLLKIIDEAK from the coding sequence ATGCAATATATTGAAATTTCAGACAAAAGTGTTCAAGAAGTAGTTGAAAAAATTAAAGAGATTGCACCAAATTATAAATTTGGTGTTTTACATGTTCACAATATAAAAGAAACTCTAAAATCTAAAGGTAAAGATTTAAGTGAAGATTGTCAAGTTTTAGATATTTGTAATCCAAATGTTGCTGAAACTTTTTTAAATGAGGATATAACTTTATCTTGTATTATGCCTTGTAAAATAGCAGTTTATACAAAAGATGGAGAAACTAATATTGCTTTAAACTCTGTTGTACAATTAGTAGATGATATAAATCCTGATTTAATTGAACTTGCACAAACAACACAAGAAGATCTTCTAAAAATTATTGACGAAGCAAAATAG
- a CDS encoding dihydrolipoyllysine-residue acetyltransferase codes for MAKVYDVFIPDLGADKDVDLIDIMVKIGDSVEIEDGLITLETEKASMDVPTPYKGKIVEILVKVGDKVNSGDLIAKVEATDEVEVNSSQADEVAATASKVEEVKEEIAAITPPQFVKEQTIKSVVEEVRVPDLGAEKDVDLIDVMIHIGDIIVKDYSIITLETEKASMDVPAPFGGEVIEIFVEKGQKINSGDLIAKVIKTVVIEDKVPTPTFAASSTPTTVEKESGSKPTLQEVAARSADIEEESKVLSKKATKVYASPSVRKVAREFGVDLGFVKGSGNKGRILVEDIKAYVKEQLNKPASASSIGFGFSLPESKEIDFSQFGKVNRVELSRVQKISGPFLHKNYLSAPHVTQFDEADITELEEFRKEQNEKAKDFKLSPLVFIIKAVQKALAIHPKFNSSLSLDGQELIMKEYYNIGVAVDTPNGLLVPVIKDVDKKGFKQIALELAELSQKARDGKLTSNDMSGGCFTISSLGGIGGTYFTPIINAPEVAILGISKSSIKPVFNGKKFKPRLMLPLSLSYDHKVIDGADGARFTTTVSQLLSDIRLLSL; via the coding sequence ATGGCAAAAGTTTATGATGTTTTTATTCCAGATTTAGGTGCTGATAAAGATGTTGATTTAATTGACATAATGGTAAAAATTGGTGATAGCGTTGAAATTGAAGATGGGCTTATCACTTTAGAAACTGAAAAAGCTTCTATGGATGTTCCAACTCCTTATAAAGGTAAAATTGTTGAAATTTTAGTAAAAGTTGGTGATAAGGTAAACAGTGGAGATTTAATTGCTAAAGTTGAAGCAACTGATGAAGTTGAAGTAAATAGCTCACAAGCAGATGAAGTTGCTGCTACTGCTTCAAAAGTTGAAGAGGTAAAAGAGGAAATTGCTGCTATAACTCCTCCACAATTTGTAAAAGAACAAACTATAAAATCAGTTGTTGAAGAAGTAAGAGTTCCTGATTTAGGGGCTGAAAAAGATGTAGATTTAATTGATGTTATGATTCATATAGGAGATATAATTGTAAAAGATTACAGTATTATCACTCTTGAAACTGAAAAAGCTTCTATGGATGTTCCTGCACCTTTTGGTGGAGAAGTTATTGAAATTTTTGTAGAAAAAGGTCAAAAAATCAATAGTGGAGATTTAATTGCAAAAGTTATTAAAACTGTTGTAATTGAAGATAAAGTTCCAACTCCAACTTTTGCTGCAAGTTCAACTCCTACAACTGTTGAAAAAGAGAGTGGTTCTAAACCAACTTTACAAGAAGTAGCAGCTAGAAGTGCAGATATTGAAGAAGAGAGTAAAGTTTTATCTAAAAAAGCTACAAAAGTTTATGCAAGTCCAAGTGTTAGAAAAGTAGCAAGAGAGTTTGGAGTTGATTTAGGTTTTGTAAAAGGTAGTGGAAATAAAGGAAGAATTTTAGTTGAAGATATTAAAGCTTATGTAAAAGAGCAACTAAATAAACCAGCTTCTGCTTCAAGTATCGGATTTGGATTTAGCCTTCCTGAGTCAAAAGAGATTGATTTCTCACAATTTGGAAAAGTAAATAGAGTTGAATTAAGTAGAGTTCAAAAAATATCTGGACCATTTTTACATAAAAACTATTTATCAGCTCCTCATGTTACACAATTTGATGAAGCTGATATTACTGAACTTGAAGAGTTTAGAAAAGAACAAAATGAAAAAGCAAAAGATTTCAAACTTTCACCTTTAGTATTTATTATTAAAGCTGTTCAAAAAGCTTTAGCTATTCATCCAAAATTCAATTCAAGCTTAAGTTTAGATGGACAAGAATTGATTATGAAAGAGTACTATAACATTGGAGTTGCAGTTGATACTCCAAATGGTCTTTTAGTACCAGTGATTAAAGATGTTGATAAAAAAGGGTTTAAACAAATTGCTCTTGAATTAGCAGAACTATCACAAAAAGCAAGAGATGGAAAACTAACTTCAAATGATATGAGTGGAGGATGCTTTACAATTTCTAGTCTTGGTGGAATTGGTGGTACATATTTTACACCAATTATAAATGCTCCTGAAGTTGCAATTTTAGGAATTTCAAAATCTTCTATTAAACCTGTGTTTAATGGTAAAAAATTCAAACCAAGATTAATGCTTCCATTAAGTCTATCTTATGACCACAAAGTAATAGATGGTGCTGATGGTGCTAGATTTACAACAACTGTATCACAACTTTTAAGTGATATTAGATTGTTAAGTCTATAA
- a CDS encoding heavy metal translocating P-type ATPase: MKKVKLQNLDCANCALKIEKTLNDMPELSNVKLNFSTSTLTFEQNTNNDLLDVIEKEIQKIEKEVFIVKEENKKQKTFWQLLDKKLLAITLVSLFLTYISYNYIENRQMQIAVYIVAYIIVGWDVLYKAFNNIINGKVFDEYFLMSIATLGAFGLADFVEGISVMIFYQVGEMFQRVAVSNSRDNINALIDIKPEYAFVKEGDIVVQRTPEELRIGDIILVKVGEKVPVDAILLNNSCLFDTSAITGEFRPKTINENESVLSGFINVSNAVYLKVNSLYKDSTIAKVIELIENASSKKANAEKFITKFAAVYTPIVVVMALFLAFLPPFFIEGALYSDWIERALVFLVISCPCALVVSIPLSFFSAIGAVSKKGILVKGANYIEKLTEIENIVFDKTGTLTKGVFEVIKVEAFDINKDELLRYAAIVESFSTHPIAKAIVKSYDKELNLKELNSSKEFSGLGIKAIVNEKEILIGNKKLLEKFDIKISEDLEEKLNVVYVSIDSKLVGYIVVSDIIKPEAKEFIKELKKLNIFKTYMLTGDKKEQAIEVSKAIGIENIKYELLPQDKLKIYEEIKKESGKTTAFVGDGINDAPTLAASDIGFAMGGVGSDLAIKSADVIVLNDNLNAISDAIKIAKKTKAIVYQNIVFIMAIKIGFLFLGASALIGMKEAIFADMGVALIAIFNSMRILKDINK, encoded by the coding sequence ATGAAAAAAGTAAAATTACAAAATTTAGATTGTGCAAATTGCGCCTTAAAAATAGAAAAAACTTTAAATGATATGCCAGAATTATCAAATGTTAAATTGAATTTTTCTACTTCAACTCTTACTTTTGAACAAAATACAAATAATGATTTATTGGATGTTATTGAAAAAGAGATTCAAAAAATTGAAAAGGAAGTTTTTATAGTAAAAGAAGAGAATAAAAAGCAAAAAACATTTTGGCAACTTCTAGATAAAAAGCTTTTAGCTATTACGCTAGTATCTCTTTTTTTAACTTATATCTCTTATAACTATATAGAAAATAGACAAATGCAAATTGCAGTTTATATTGTGGCTTATATAATTGTAGGTTGGGATGTTTTATACAAAGCATTTAATAACATAATAAATGGAAAAGTATTTGATGAATACTTTTTAATGTCAATAGCAACTTTGGGTGCTTTTGGTTTGGCTGATTTTGTTGAAGGTATATCGGTTATGATATTTTATCAAGTAGGTGAAATGTTTCAAAGGGTTGCTGTTTCAAATTCTAGAGATAATATAAATGCACTAATTGATATCAAACCAGAGTATGCTTTTGTAAAAGAGGGTGATATTGTAGTTCAAAGAACTCCTGAAGAGCTAAGAATTGGAGATATTATCTTAGTAAAAGTAGGTGAAAAAGTTCCAGTAGATGCTATATTATTAAATAATTCATGCCTATTTGATACAAGTGCAATAACAGGGGAATTTAGACCAAAAACTATAAATGAGAATGAATCTGTTTTAAGTGGATTTATAAATGTTTCAAACGCTGTTTATTTAAAAGTTAACTCTCTTTATAAAGATTCAACTATTGCAAAAGTTATAGAACTTATAGAAAATGCAAGTTCAAAAAAAGCAAATGCTGAGAAGTTTATAACAAAATTTGCAGCTGTTTATACTCCTATTGTTGTTGTTATGGCTCTATTTTTAGCATTTTTACCACCATTTTTTATAGAAGGTGCTTTATATTCTGATTGGATTGAAAGAGCTTTGGTATTTTTAGTTATTTCTTGTCCTTGTGCTTTGGTTGTATCTATTCCACTATCTTTTTTTAGCGCAATTGGTGCTGTTTCAAAAAAAGGTATTTTAGTAAAAGGTGCAAATTATATAGAAAAACTAACAGAAATTGAAAATATTGTTTTTGATAAAACAGGAACTTTAACTAAAGGTGTTTTTGAAGTTATAAAAGTAGAAGCTTTTGATATAAATAAAGATGAACTTTTAAGATATGCTGCAATAGTTGAGAGTTTTTCAACTCATCCAATAGCAAAAGCAATTGTAAAATCTTATGATAAAGAATTAAATTTAAAAGAGTTAAATTCAAGTAAAGAGTTTAGTGGTTTGGGTATAAAAGCTATTGTAAATGAAAAGGAGATTTTAATAGGAAATAAAAAACTTCTTGAAAAATTCGATATAAAGATTTCAGAAGATTTAGAAGAGAAGTTAAATGTTGTTTATGTATCAATTGATTCAAAACTTGTTGGGTATATTGTAGTAAGTGATATTATAAAACCTGAAGCAAAAGAGTTTATTAAAGAATTAAAAAAATTGAATATCTTTAAAACTTATATGTTGACAGGTGATAAAAAAGAGCAAGCAATTGAAGTATCAAAAGCTATAGGAATAGAGAATATAAAATATGAGCTTCTCCCTCAAGATAAATTGAAAATTTATGAAGAAATAAAAAAAGAGAGTGGAAAAACAACAGCTTTTGTGGGGGATGGAATAAATGATGCTCCAACATTAGCTGCATCAGATATTGGTTTTGCTATGGGTGGAGTTGGAAGTGATTTAGCTATTAAATCTGCTGATGTTATAGTTTTAAATGACAATTTAAATGCAATAAGTGATGCTATAAAAATAGCTAAAAAAACTAAAGCTATTGTATATCAAAACATTGTATTTATTATGGCTATAAAAATTGGCTTTTTATTTTTAGGAGCAAGTGCGCTTATAGGAATGAAAGAAGCAATTTTTGCAGATATGGGAGTTGCACTAATAGCAATATTTAATTCAATGAGAATACTAAAAGATATAAATAAATAG
- a CDS encoding YgiQ family radical SAM protein, translated as MDKLNKFLPTTKEEMKQRGWDELDVVLITGDAYIDSPFMGIAVVGRILEDIGLRVGIIGQPDVNSDIDVKRLGEPKLFWGVSGGSIDSMVSNYTATKKFRNDDDYTPGGKNNKRPDRATLVYTNLIRRYFKNTVPIVLGGIEASLRRLTHYDYWSNSLRKPILFDSKADYMVYGMGEQAIIDLGLYLKEGKDVKTIAGLCYISKEPVKEYIQIPSHKECLENKEKYIDLFRTFYDNNDPMYSKGLCQEVDGRYLIQNPPSRYLEENEMDKIASFPYQRDLHPYHAKEGKVKALETIKFSIMTHHGCWGECNYCAIAAHQGRTIRTRSEQNILGEAKHFTTMKDFKGIISDVGGPTANMYGYECKKKINLGTCIDNKRCVDAHRLCRTMKVNHSRNINLLRDIRAVPGVKKAFIASGIRYDFIAADKNHGKEYLKEIIDHHISGQMKIAPEHTSDEVLHHMGKPGKQSLIEFKRMFDELNRETGKKQFLTYYLIAAHPGCKESHMHELKQFTTHELKINPEQAQVFTPTPGTYSAVMYYTELDPFTKEKIFVEKDTLRKEKQKEIVVTKKSFSKPKNSSGSGMQG; from the coding sequence ATGGATAAATTAAATAAATTTTTACCAACAACTAAAGAAGAGATGAAACAACGAGGTTGGGATGAGCTTGATGTTGTTTTAATAACAGGTGATGCATATATAGATTCGCCTTTTATGGGAATTGCTGTTGTTGGAAGAATATTAGAAGATATTGGACTAAGAGTTGGAATAATAGGACAACCTGATGTTAATAGTGATATTGATGTTAAAAGATTAGGTGAACCAAAACTTTTTTGGGGAGTTAGTGGTGGAAGTATTGACTCAATGGTTTCAAACTATACAGCTACAAAAAAGTTTAGAAATGATGATGATTATACTCCTGGTGGAAAAAATAACAAACGACCTGATAGAGCAACTTTAGTTTATACAAATTTAATAAGAAGATATTTTAAAAATACTGTTCCAATTGTTTTAGGTGGGATAGAAGCAAGTCTTAGACGACTTACACATTATGATTATTGGTCAAACAGTTTAAGAAAACCAATTTTATTTGATTCAAAAGCTGATTATATGGTTTATGGAATGGGTGAACAAGCAATAATAGATTTGGGGCTTTATTTAAAAGAAGGTAAAGACGTGAAAACTATTGCAGGGCTTTGCTATATTTCAAAAGAACCAGTAAAAGAGTATATTCAAATTCCATCTCATAAAGAGTGTTTAGAAAATAAAGAGAAATATATTGACCTTTTTAGAACATTTTATGACAATAATGACCCAATGTATTCAAAAGGTCTCTGTCAAGAAGTAGATGGAAGATACCTAATCCAAAACCCACCAAGCCGTTATTTAGAAGAAAATGAGATGGACAAAATAGCCTCTTTCCCATATCAAAGGGATTTACATCCATATCATGCAAAAGAAGGAAAAGTAAAAGCTTTAGAGACTATAAAATTCTCAATTATGACACATCATGGTTGTTGGGGAGAGTGTAATTACTGTGCGATTGCAGCCCATCAAGGAAGAACTATAAGAACAAGAAGTGAACAAAATATTTTAGGTGAAGCAAAACATTTCACAACTATGAAAGATTTTAAAGGAATTATCTCTGATGTGGGTGGACCAACTGCAAATATGTATGGTTATGAATGTAAAAAAAAGATAAATTTAGGAACTTGCATAGATAATAAAAGATGTGTTGATGCGCATAGACTTTGTCGTACAATGAAAGTAAATCATAGTAGAAACATAAATCTTTTAAGAGATATAAGAGCAGTTCCTGGTGTTAAAAAAGCATTTATAGCTTCTGGAATTAGATATGACTTTATAGCTGCTGATAAAAATCATGGAAAAGAGTATTTAAAAGAGATAATTGACCATCATATTTCAGGTCAAATGAAAATAGCTCCTGAACATACAAGTGATGAAGTACTTCACCATATGGGAAAACCAGGAAAACAATCACTTATTGAGTTTAAAAGAATGTTTGATGAACTCAATAGAGAAACTGGTAAAAAACAATTTTTAACATATTATCTAATAGCTGCTCATCCAGGATGTAAAGAAAGCCACATGCATGAGTTAAAGCAATTTACAACTCATGAATTAAAGATAAATCCTGAACAAGCTCAAGTATTTACTCCAACTCCAGGAACTTACTCAGCTGTTATGTATTACACAGAACTTGATCCATTTACAAAAGAAAAAATCTTTGTTGAAAAAGATACATTAAGAAAAGAGAAACAAAAAGAGATAGTTGTTACAAAAAAAAGTTTTTCTAAACCAAAAAATAGTTCTGGTTCAGGAATGCAAGGTTAA
- a CDS encoding aldose 1-epimerase family protein, with protein MNYEIKNSFIKAKIRSFGAELNSLQKITNNFEYIWQADSKYWARHSPVLFPIVGRLKDDIYFYKDKKYNLSQHGFSRDKEFELVKKEEDFIEFVLKSDERTFKIYPFLFELNISYKLDKTKLIISYKIKNRSEDSIYFSIGAHPAFNILDGDFLEFENVEKAKRYFLNEKGLVYKDEELSFIENKLFLDENIFKNDALIFNDLSIKSINLRDKNNNKILKVEFERFPYLGIWSKPNLAPFVCIEPWFGVADEENSNQNIEEKKGIQILQKDEIFSCFYSIEI; from the coding sequence TTGAATTATGAAATAAAAAATAGTTTTATAAAAGCAAAAATTAGATCTTTTGGAGCAGAACTAAATAGCCTTCAAAAAATTACAAATAATTTTGAGTATATATGGCAAGCAGATTCAAAATACTGGGCAAGGCACTCACCTGTTCTTTTTCCTATTGTTGGAAGATTAAAAGATGATATATATTTTTATAAAGATAAAAAATATAATTTGTCTCAACATGGTTTCTCAAGAGATAAAGAGTTTGAATTAGTTAAAAAAGAGGAAGATTTTATAGAGTTTGTTTTAAAAAGTGATGAAAGAACTTTTAAAATTTATCCTTTTTTATTTGAGTTGAATATCTCATATAAATTAGACAAAACAAAACTAATAATTTCTTATAAAATAAAAAATAGAAGTGAAGATAGTATCTATTTTTCAATAGGTGCCCATCCAGCTTTTAATATTTTAGATGGTGATTTTTTAGAATTTGAAAATGTAGAAAAAGCCAAGAGATATTTTTTAAATGAAAAAGGGTTAGTTTATAAAGATGAAGAGTTGTCTTTTATAGAAAATAAACTTTTTTTAGATGAAAATATATTTAAAAATGATGCTTTGATTTTTAATGATTTGAGTATAAAATCTATTAATCTAAGAGATAAAAATAATAATAAAATTTTAAAAGTTGAATTTGAAAGATTTCCTTATTTAGGAATTTGGTCAAAACCAAATCTTGCACCTTTTGTATGTATTGAACCTTGGTTTGGAGTTGCAGATGAAGAAAATTCGAATCAAAATATAGAAGAGAAAAAAGGAATTCAAATCTTGCAAAAAGATGAAATTTTTTCTTGTTTTTATAGTATTGAAATTTAA